The Fulvivirga ligni genome window below encodes:
- a CDS encoding C1 family peptidase, with the protein MKKNITKLISVFLLLASWMSSGCRDDYEEPPEVESSDEYVDLRPRQTPIRWQGSRTTCIVFAGVAALEASYKKFGYGDLDLSEEFINFTRKSFYLHPIWQDHLNKGVTARETQLGSTGGGGGVGVVAELGKAYKLPLENVMPYVDVNNYYESNFPALVQAIDKGSDATQKDYSDFNLDPRILTSNILKTEKWYSVGSYKELADAKDTDEIEKILKAGNEVVWDFAGANPAESIDDNNIWQACSDCAIIGHSMLIVGFDKRDPDPAKHHFIVKNSWGTDYLTGTDMDGFTTISYDYVKNYGVEAAYILWPTAPEAWPEIPFVGRWKTNLDGWKGTLDIYHLPGMSDYTFEFNYLRNVIPEQYEDYRIGTYYDTQGNPFRVNGSVNGNKLEFYIDPDEPLVRWDVIRGTPHVFYMDDYDYMAGFYELENGQEYAGYAVKGSYLNGGPQTPRPFSTQSYYPSMWQLDCNGKKGVLTFTKQAGNNNEFLLLDGTFLKNGSTTAVAAQLKMYYNDPSKVYVQIIDFDGEPESFIGRHLSWEGGLITGHTPETVDIRPFSMTRIESN; encoded by the coding sequence ATGAAAAAAAACATCACAAAACTCATATCGGTATTTTTATTACTTGCATCATGGATGTCTTCTGGATGTAGAGATGATTACGAAGAACCACCAGAAGTGGAATCTTCCGACGAATACGTAGATTTGCGGCCCAGGCAAACCCCCATCCGTTGGCAAGGAAGCAGAACAACCTGTATCGTATTCGCCGGAGTAGCGGCATTAGAAGCTTCATACAAGAAGTTTGGCTACGGCGATCTCGATCTTTCAGAAGAATTTATCAATTTCACAAGAAAGTCATTCTATCTACATCCCATCTGGCAAGACCATCTAAACAAAGGAGTAACGGCAAGAGAAACACAACTTGGATCCACTGGCGGCGGTGGTGGAGTAGGGGTAGTTGCAGAACTAGGCAAAGCCTATAAATTGCCTCTAGAGAATGTAATGCCCTATGTAGATGTAAACAACTACTACGAATCTAATTTCCCTGCCTTGGTTCAAGCCATTGACAAAGGATCAGATGCCACACAAAAAGATTATAGTGATTTCAATCTTGATCCTAGAATTTTAACATCGAACATTCTCAAAACAGAAAAATGGTACAGTGTGGGCTCTTACAAAGAGCTAGCAGATGCAAAAGATACTGATGAGATAGAAAAAATTCTAAAAGCAGGTAATGAAGTAGTATGGGATTTTGCCGGTGCTAACCCTGCGGAATCTATAGATGACAACAACATTTGGCAAGCTTGCTCAGATTGCGCTATAATTGGCCATAGCATGCTCATTGTAGGGTTTGATAAGCGAGATCCAGATCCTGCTAAACATCATTTCATAGTAAAGAACAGCTGGGGAACTGATTATTTAACAGGAACAGACATGGATGGCTTTACTACTATCTCTTACGATTATGTAAAGAATTACGGTGTAGAAGCAGCCTATATTCTATGGCCTACCGCACCTGAAGCATGGCCGGAAATACCATTTGTAGGCAGGTGGAAAACCAATCTAGATGGCTGGAAAGGAACGCTAGACATTTACCACCTTCCCGGTATGTCTGACTATACCTTTGAGTTCAACTATCTTAGAAATGTAATTCCTGAGCAATATGAAGATTATCGCATTGGTACTTATTATGACACGCAAGGCAATCCTTTCCGGGTCAACGGCTCAGTAAATGGCAATAAGCTAGAGTTTTACATTGACCCTGATGAGCCTTTAGTACGCTGGGATGTGATAAGAGGTACTCCTCATGTTTTTTACATGGATGACTATGACTACATGGCTGGCTTTTATGAATTAGAAAACGGTCAGGAATATGCCGGCTACGCAGTAAAAGGCAGTTATTTGAACGGCGGACCACAGACACCTCGACCTTTCAGTACACAATCCTATTACCCTAGTATGTGGCAACTGGACTGCAACGGCAAAAAGGGTGTTCTTACTTTTACTAAACAGGCTGGTAATAATAATGAATTCCTCTTGCTCGATGGCACATTCTTAAAAAATGGGTCTACCACAGCAGTGGCTGCGCAACTCAAGATGTATTATAATGATCCGAGCAAGGTCTATGTCCAAATCATTGATTTCGATGGTGAGCCTGAAAGCTTCATAGGCAGGCACCTCAGCTGGGAAGGTGGGTTAATCACAGGCCACACCCCAGAAACAGTAGACATCAGACCATTCAGCATGACCCGCATAGAAAGTAACTAA
- a CDS encoding T9SS type A sorting domain-containing protein, which yields MKNNATLFVQGNNTFNEFKAEKGVNLTLESGSVQTVNTLDLVGGKTTPVDINASTPGSQATISKSSGTVNASFLILEDINATGGATCNAQNSIDNGNNSGWNITPYNGLDYYWVGGNGIWDDVNHWAKTSGGNTFYTEPPGVLDNVFFNSASGGAGTTVTLTDENLAANLTFSSLATNFVVQGIGNELQVYGALVLDDALNLSAQVRMQSSETESVTFNDAQRLLGITFDGSGTFNLTDDITADNFFLYRGTLNTNNKVINALSKFFIMPETEDDRSDYIRFNGGTSSIYTSYFTTDQYWIYSQNITSDEVDLTETTIHLLENTSKSILGGGLVFNNIIFSSGTTNIYGSINGGIVAHTITVLPGTELKISPEEEDAVMFETLVAEGTENDPIEFRSLITGEQAYFKSTSGTAFEGMYLQIQDMNASGATFTAEESVDLGNNTGWNISSTKQNQTITFQNIPDKTFGDGDFELNVSASSGLEVLLTTASPNIEINGKTVTITGGGSATIRARQLGNDNYNAAAEVYKTFMVNKASQTISFDEIDDMDIEETTTINLNASASSDLPVTFSVVAGPASVEGNALTITGTGNITVRATQAGDNDYAAATFVDHTFEVTGNVTGIDALNTSFKLYPNPTQHQFVLENGGQDIKELYLVNANGGRRIIRSPKTKHITFGEDLAAGIWILEVHTAQGIYHRKLIKQ from the coding sequence GTGAAAAACAATGCCACTCTGTTTGTGCAGGGAAACAATACATTTAATGAATTTAAAGCTGAGAAAGGTGTTAATCTAACCCTTGAAAGTGGAAGTGTTCAGACCGTCAATACGCTAGATCTTGTAGGCGGGAAAACCACTCCTGTAGATATTAATGCGAGCACTCCGGGTTCTCAAGCCACCATATCAAAGAGCTCAGGCACTGTAAATGCCAGTTTTCTAATACTTGAGGATATCAACGCTACCGGAGGAGCCACATGCAACGCTCAGAACTCTATAGATAACGGCAATAACTCAGGCTGGAACATCACACCCTATAACGGACTTGATTATTACTGGGTAGGCGGCAATGGTATATGGGATGACGTAAACCATTGGGCCAAAACCAGTGGTGGAAATACCTTTTATACAGAACCTCCGGGTGTTTTAGATAATGTATTTTTTAATAGTGCATCTGGCGGGGCTGGAACCACCGTTACGCTCACAGATGAAAACCTCGCTGCCAACCTGACCTTTTCTAGTTTGGCTACTAATTTCGTGGTTCAAGGTATTGGTAATGAACTTCAGGTGTACGGCGCACTGGTATTGGATGATGCTTTAAATCTTTCTGCACAAGTAAGAATGCAATCTTCTGAAACAGAGTCAGTTACTTTTAATGATGCTCAGAGACTGCTGGGGATTACTTTTGATGGTTCGGGTACTTTCAATCTGACGGATGACATTACAGCAGACAACTTCTTTCTGTATCGCGGCACCTTAAATACCAATAACAAAGTTATAAATGCTCTTTCCAAATTCTTTATAATGCCAGAAACGGAAGATGACAGATCTGATTACATCAGATTTAATGGAGGAACTTCTTCCATTTATACTTCCTATTTTACTACAGATCAGTATTGGATTTATAGTCAAAACATTACTTCAGATGAAGTGGATCTCACGGAAACCACTATTCATTTGTTAGAGAATACTTCTAAATCAATACTTGGAGGTGGTCTGGTATTCAATAATATTATCTTTAGCTCAGGAACCACCAATATTTATGGTAGTATCAATGGCGGTATTGTAGCTCACACAATTACGGTGCTGCCTGGTACGGAATTGAAAATATCTCCTGAAGAAGAAGATGCTGTAATGTTTGAAACGCTTGTTGCTGAAGGCACTGAGAATGATCCTATAGAGTTCAGATCTTTAATTACAGGAGAGCAAGCTTACTTTAAAAGTACTTCAGGAACAGCCTTTGAAGGGATGTATCTTCAGATTCAGGATATGAATGCCTCTGGTGCCACTTTTACTGCTGAAGAAAGTGTTGACTTAGGAAATAACACCGGCTGGAACATATCATCTACTAAGCAGAACCAGACCATTACGTTTCAGAATATTCCGGATAAAACCTTTGGTGATGGCGATTTTGAACTGAATGTAAGTGCCAGTTCAGGTCTGGAGGTACTATTAACCACAGCGAGCCCCAACATAGAAATCAACGGCAAAACCGTGACTATCACAGGTGGAGGTTCAGCCACCATAAGAGCCAGACAATTAGGAAACGATAATTATAATGCCGCGGCTGAAGTATATAAAACCTTTATGGTGAACAAAGCCAGCCAAACCATCAGTTTTGATGAGATAGATGATATGGATATAGAAGAAACCACTACCATAAATTTAAATGCTTCGGCCAGTTCTGACCTGCCAGTTACTTTTTCGGTAGTTGCTGGCCCTGCTTCGGTAGAAGGTAATGCACTCACTATAACCGGAACAGGTAATATTACAGTAAGAGCAACCCAAGCCGGAGATAATGACTACGCTGCTGCAACCTTTGTAGATCATACTTTCGAGGTAACAGGAAATGTCACTGGCATTGATGCGTTAAACACCTCCTTTAAACTATACCCCAACCCTACTCAACATCAGTTTGTGCTGGAGAATGGTGGTCAGGATATCAAAGAGCTTTATTTAGTGAATGCTAATGGAGGCAGAAGGATTATACGCTCTCCTAAAACCAAACACATCACATTTGGAGAGGATCTGGCTGCAGGAATCTGGATACTGGAAGTTCACACTGCACAGGGTATATACCATAGAAAGCTAATTAAACAATAG
- a CDS encoding ABC transporter ATP-binding protein yields the protein MIEIKNLNFNYAKKKEPLFQDLDCILRPGSIVGLLGKNGAGKTTLLKLIIGLLTPTHGDVKIMGYEPSKREPSLLQDIYLVPEEFYIPGISIKNYIKANAGFYPRFDEALLQKLLNEFELPETKSLQKLSYGQKKKFLISFALSTKCRLLILDEPTNGLDIPSKAIFRRILAGSLDEDQVVVISTHQVKDVENLIDRILMLEKGKFIMQKDLFDISSQLSFSTAATPEGENVLYSEMVPGGYRVITPQTNGNSSVDIELLFNAVSNGTEKMKDYVQ from the coding sequence ATGATTGAGATAAAAAATTTGAATTTCAACTATGCTAAAAAGAAAGAGCCACTCTTTCAAGATCTGGATTGCATCTTGCGTCCGGGAAGCATTGTTGGTCTGCTAGGGAAAAATGGTGCCGGAAAAACTACTTTACTGAAGTTGATCATTGGCCTGTTAACTCCTACGCATGGTGATGTGAAGATTATGGGTTATGAGCCTTCTAAAAGAGAGCCTTCACTCCTACAGGATATCTATCTGGTGCCGGAAGAGTTTTATATTCCGGGCATATCTATTAAAAACTACATTAAGGCAAATGCAGGTTTTTACCCTCGCTTCGATGAGGCTTTGCTGCAAAAGTTGCTCAATGAGTTTGAACTGCCAGAAACTAAAAGCTTACAAAAGCTTTCTTACGGTCAGAAAAAGAAGTTTTTGATATCCTTCGCCTTGTCTACCAAGTGTCGCCTACTTATTCTAGATGAGCCTACTAACGGGTTAGATATTCCTTCAAAAGCAATTTTTAGAAGAATATTGGCAGGTTCACTGGATGAAGATCAGGTGGTGGTGATTTCTACTCACCAGGTAAAAGATGTAGAAAATCTGATAGACAGGATCTTAATGCTGGAGAAAGGTAAATTCATCATGCAAAAAGACTTGTTTGACATTTCATCTCAGCTAAGCTTCTCTACTGCAGCTACACCAGAGGGTGAAAATGTATTGTACAGTGAAATGGTGCCGGGTGGTTATAGGGTCATCACCCCGCAGACTAATGGCAATTCATCTGTAGATATTGAACTATTGTTTAACGCGGTGTCTAACGGTACCGAAAAAATGAAAGACTATGTCCAGTAA
- a CDS encoding GntR family transcriptional regulator — MEFQNGKSIFLQIADSIAEKVVSGEFPVGEKIPSVRELASQMGVNPNTIMRTYSELQAMNIIENQRGIGYFVNPEAQNIILEGKKKEFFDKILPEFIRQAELLGITADDLQKHITTLK; from the coding sequence ATGGAGTTTCAAAATGGCAAAAGTATATTTCTGCAAATAGCAGATAGTATTGCCGAGAAAGTGGTGAGTGGAGAGTTTCCTGTGGGTGAAAAAATACCATCAGTAAGGGAGCTGGCATCCCAAATGGGTGTAAATCCTAACACAATTATGAGAACTTATAGTGAATTACAAGCAATGAATATTATTGAAAACCAAAGGGGAATCGGATACTTCGTTAACCCTGAAGCTCAGAATATCATCCTGGAAGGTAAGAAGAAAGAGTTTTTTGATAAAATACTACCAGAATTTATCAGACAGGCCGAATTGCTTGGTATCACAGCAGATGACTTACAGAAGCATATAACAACATTAAAATAA
- a CDS encoding ABC transporter ATP-binding protein, with protein sequence MNIEIKGLTKVYPNGHAAIRNIDLEIGSGMFGLLGPNGAGKSSFMRTLVTVQQASSGTILINGMDINKQRQKIRPLIGYLPQDFTFFTKLKTWEFLDYAARLGTSLKKKDRNVKVDQLLDQVGLLDVRERMANKLSGGMKRRLGIAQALIGNPQLLVIDEPTTGLDPEERIRFRNILSDLSQKDVTIILSTHIVGDISSTCEHMAMLNKGEVAFKGSPEGMINQVRGHVWEVTLDDEAFFELKSKFPVVSTIPVDGKWEVELIANEKPHPDADHANPNLEHAYVYFMENELGVSLV encoded by the coding sequence ATGAATATAGAGATCAAAGGCTTAACCAAAGTGTATCCTAACGGGCATGCCGCTATTCGCAATATCGATCTTGAGATTGGTAGCGGCATGTTCGGATTGCTTGGTCCTAATGGAGCCGGTAAGTCAAGCTTTATGCGCACATTGGTCACTGTGCAGCAGGCGTCTTCAGGCACCATTCTTATCAACGGAATGGACATCAATAAGCAAAGACAGAAAATAAGGCCTCTTATTGGTTATCTCCCGCAGGATTTTACCTTTTTCACAAAGCTCAAAACCTGGGAGTTCCTTGATTATGCCGCCAGACTTGGTACTTCATTAAAGAAGAAAGACAGGAATGTAAAGGTAGATCAGCTGCTTGATCAGGTGGGTTTATTGGACGTGCGAGAGCGAATGGCCAATAAATTGTCCGGTGGTATGAAGCGTCGCTTGGGTATTGCTCAGGCATTAATTGGCAACCCTCAACTGCTGGTAATAGATGAGCCTACCACCGGGCTAGATCCCGAAGAGCGTATCAGGTTCCGAAACATTCTTTCAGACCTCAGTCAGAAGGATGTTACCATTATCTTGTCTACACACATAGTAGGTGATATAAGTAGTACATGTGAGCATATGGCCATGCTGAACAAAGGCGAAGTGGCTTTCAAAGGATCACCGGAAGGCATGATCAATCAGGTTCGCGGTCATGTTTGGGAAGTAACTTTAGATGATGAGGCTTTCTTTGAGCTGAAATCCAAATTTCCAGTAGTATCAACTATTCCCGTAGATGGCAAATGGGAAGTGGAGCTTATTGCTAATGAAAAGCCGCACCCGGATGCAGACCATGCCAATCCTAACCTGGAGCATGCCTATGTATATTTTATGGAAAATGAATTAGGAGTGTCGCTGGTATGA